One genomic window of Micropterus dolomieu isolate WLL.071019.BEF.003 ecotype Adirondacks linkage group LG06, ASM2129224v1, whole genome shotgun sequence includes the following:
- the LOC123972229 gene encoding polyamine-transporting ATPase 13A3-like isoform X1 — protein sequence MKMREGKIVNQGLEDEMEVWGYQPCLWKMILVGVGAVCSGGLLLLLLYWLPEWGVKGTCTHTSLRDARTLLLRTTDEFRQWFRAKVHVMLAPGKKPFDSLDLQSMAQLPNGDGDQCISAAHEDHHEKFSHRQHAQIHYFTHHSTKYYWNDETQNFELYKGLEDVKLSCASIHSDHSAGLSKTLQGYRMLFFGENEIAVRVPSPFKLLIKEVLNPFYIFQLFSVILWSAEDYYYYATAIVFMSVISIATSLYTIKKQYVMLHDMVAAHSVLRVSVCRENKDIEQAMSTELVPGDVIIIPANGMIMPCDAVLIHGTCIVNESMLTGESVPVTKTSLPCSGEEAARSYDMEEHKRHTLFCGTHVIQTRFYTGELVKAVVVRTGFSTEKGQLVRSILYPKPIDFKLYRDAYLFLLCLVGVAGIGFIYTIVLSIMNKVPAKTIITESLDIVTITVPPALPAAMTTGIVYAQRRLKRVGIFCISPQRINMCGQLNLVCFDKTGTLTEDGLDLWGIQRVEDGSFSPPESDAAKERLVNTAFVSCMATCHSLTKIEGELSGDPLDLKMFSATGWVLEEPTEEETALHNPIMPTVVRPPKHNILEGNQNMELSELSSFEIGIVRQFPFSSALQRMSVVVRKLGEKHMDAYLKGAPEVVANLCIQHTVPQSFTDTLETYTRQGYRVIALAHRQLESKLSWHKVQSLSRDLIETNMEFLGLIIMQNKIKEETAGVLHELRQANIRTLMVTGDNMLTAISVARDCGMVRTQERVIIADAVPPKDFHPASITWHYTENPTQTIKDNQMVQVNVGEEVCDLQVTQQEQGYHFAVSGKAFAVITEHFPQLVQKLVLRATVFARMAPDQKTQLVEVLQSIDYTVGMCGDGANDCGALKRAHSGISLSELEASVASPFTSTTSNISCVPNLIREGRAALITSFCVFKFMALYSIIQYLSVTLLYSILSNLGDFQFLFIDIAIILIIAFTMSLNPSWKELVWRRPPSSLISGPLLCSVLTQILTCLVFQVLAFLLVRQQSWYETWTPQSDACNVSSSSLSHSLNLTTPHDHKNIRNYENTTLFYVSSFQYLAVAIVFSKGKPFRQPSYKNWPFMLSCLGLYTFLLLIMLYPVPAIDSFLEIVCVPHDWRVTLVIIVTMNAAVSFMLEILILDVILWRLVFRGNQGVNRPTEPPSAHTTQVTNDRWGSSFLSWLFCRRNKSPRVRYMHVALELQDDADWPPRPSTVTYASDPQSHISAPL from the exons ATGAAGATGAGAGAGGGGAAGATTGTGAACCAGGGACTGGAGGATGAGATG GAGGTGTGGGGGTACCAGCCCTGTCTGTGGAAGATGATCCTGGTGGGTGTGGGTGCTGTGTGCTCCGGGggtctcctgctgctgctgctctactGGCTGCCTGAATGGGGCGTCAAgggcacctgcacacacacctcacTGAGGGACGCACGCACACTGCTGCTCAGGACCACG GATGAGTTCAGGCAGTGGTTTCGAGCCAAAGTGCACGTGATGTTGGCCCCAGGGAAGAAACCCTTCGACAGTCTTGATCTGCAGTCCATGGCTCAGCTGCCAAATGGAGACGGAGACCAATGCATCAGTGCTGCGCACGAGGATCATCATGAGAAATTTTCCCACAGGCAACATGCTCAG ATCCACTACTTCACCCACCACAGCACTAAATACTACTGGAATGATGAGACGCAGAACTTTGAATTGTATAA AGGCTTGGAGGATGTGAAGCTGAGCTGTGCAAGCATCCACTCTGACCACAGTGCTGGACTTTCTAAAACACTGCAGggctacag gatGTTGTTTTTCGGGGAGAATGAGATTGCTGTAAGAGTGCCCTCTCCATTCAAGCTCCTCATAAAGGAA GTCTTGAATCCCTTCTACATCTTCCAGCTCTTCAGTGTTATCCTGTGGAGTGCTGAggactattattattatgctacAGCCATAGTTTTCATGTCCGTCATTTCAATAGCTACCTCACTGTATACCATAAAAAAG CAATATGTGATGCTACATGATATGGTGGCAGCACACAGCGTGCTCCGTGTTTCAGTGTGCAGAGAAAATAAAG ATATTGAACAGGCCATGTCAACAGAGCTTGTGCCCGGTGATGTCATCATTATTCCAGCCAACGGGATGATCATGCCCTGCGACGCTGTGCTCATCCATGGGACCTGCATCGTAAACGAGAGCATGCTGACAG GAGAGAGCGTGCCAGTTACCAAGACAAGTCTGCCTTGTTCCGGGGAGGAGGCAGCCAGGAGCTACGACATGGAGGAGCACAAGAGGCACACCTTGTTTTGTGGTACCCATGTCATCCAGACCCGCTTCTACACTGGTGAACTAGTGAAGGCTGTTGTGGTCAGAACAG GCTTCAGTACAGAAAAAGGCCAACTTGTGCGCTCTATCCTCTACCCTAAACCCATAGACTTCAAGCTGTACCGTGATGCTTACCTGTTCTTGTTGTGTCTGGTGGGGGTGGCAGGGATCGGCTTCATCTACACCATAGTCCTCAGTATCATGAACAAG GTTCCAGCTAAAACCATCATAACTGAATCTCTGGACATTGTCACCATTACTGTGCCCCCGGCATTGCCGGCAGCCATGACTACTGGTATCGTGTATGCACAGCGGCGTCTGAAGCGTGTCGGCATCTTTTGCATCAGTCCTCAGAGGATCAACATGTGTGGTCAACTTAACCTGGTTTGCTTTGACAAG ACTGGTACTCTGACAGAGGATGGTTTGGACCTGTGGGGTATTCAGAGAGTTGAAGATGGCAG CTTTTCTCCTCCAGAGTCAGATGCAGCCAAAGAACGTCTGGTGAACACTGCGTTTGTGTCCTGCATGGCTACCTGCCACTCGTTGACCAAGATAGAGGGTGAACTCTCTGGAGACCCCTTAGATCTGAAGATGTTCAGCGCTACAGGCTGG GTCCTTGAAGAGCCCACAGAGGAAGAGACTGCACTCCACAATCCCATAATGCCCACAGTTGTGCGACCTCCAAAGCACAACATCCTTGAAGGCAATCAGAACATG GAACTGTCTGAATTATCA TCCTTTGAGATTGGCATTGTGCGTCAGTTCCCTTTCTCCTCGGCCCTGCAGAGAATGAGTGTAGTGGTCAGGAAGTTGGGGGAAAAACACATGGACGCTTACTTGAAAGGAGCACCGGAAGTTGTGGCCAACCTCTGCATACAGCACACAG TCCCACAGAGTTTCACAGACACTCTGGAGACCTACACCAGGCAGGGCTACAGGGTTATTGCCCTGGCACATCGACAGCTTGAGTCCAAACTCTCCTGGCACAAAGTACAGAGCCTCAGCAG GGACCTGATAGAAACCAACATGGAGTTCCTTGGTTTAATCATCatgcagaataaaataaaagaggagACTGCCGgagttttgcatgaattacgaCAAGCTAACATCCGCACTTTGATGGTCACAG GTGACAACATGTTGACGGCGATATCAGTGGCTCGAGATTGTGGGATGGTCCGTACGCAAGAGAGGGTCATTATAGCTGATGCGGTGCCCCCGAAGGATTTCCACCCTGCTAGTATCACATGGCATTACACTGAAAACCCCACTCAGACCATTAAGGACAATCAG ATGGTGCAGGTAAACGTGGGGGAGGAGGTATGTGACCTGCAAGTTACTCAGCAGGAACAAGGCTATCACTTCGCTGTGAGCGGCAAAGCCTTCGCTGTTATCACTGAGCACTTCCCTCAACTTGTCCAGAAG CTCGTGCTGAGAGCCACTGTGTTTGCCCGCATGGCTCCAGACCAGAAGACTCAGCTGGTGGAAGTTCTGCAGAGCATCGA CTACACTGTTGGAATGTGTGGTGATGGCGCTAATGACTGTGGA GCTTTGAAGAGAGCTCACAGTGGGATCTCTCTGTCTGAGCTGGAGGCTTCTGTTGCTTCACCCTTCACCTCCACTACCTCAAACATCTCCTGTGTCCCCAACCTTATCCG GGAGGGCCGAGCTGCACTCATTACATCATTTTGCGTATTCAAGTTCATGGCTCTCTACAGCATCATCCAGTACCTCAGTGTCACGCTCCTCTACTCG ATTCTCAGCAACTTGGGAGACTTCCAGTTCCTCTTCATTGACATCGCCATCATTCTCATCATTGCCTTTACAA TGAGTCTGAACCCGTCGTGGAAGGAGCTGGTATGGCGTCGGCCGCCGTCAAGTCTGATCTCTGGCCCGCTGCTCTGCTCAGTTCTGACCCAGATCCTCACCTGTCTGGTCTTCCAGGTCCTGGCTTTCCTCTTAGTACGACAGCAGAGCTGGTATGAGACATGGACACCTCAGTCAGA TGCCTGTAATGTTTCCAGCTCCAGTCTCTCTCACAGCCTGAATTTAACAACCCCTCACGACCACAAAAACATCAGGAACTACGAGAACACAACCCTCTTCTACGTCTCCTCCTTCCAGTATTTGGCCGTGGCCATTGTTTTCTCCAAGGGAAAGCCCTTCAGACAGCCTAGCTACAAGAACT GGCCTTTCATGCTGTCCTGCCTTGGCCTGTACACCTTTCTCCTCCTCATCATGCTGTATCCTGTTCCTGCCATCGACAGCTTTCTGGAG ATCGTGTGTGTTCCCCATGACTGGCGCGTCACACTGGTCATCATTGTCACAATGAATGCGGCCGTGTCTTTCATGCTGGAG ATTTTGATCCTTGACGTCATCTTGTGGAGGCTAGTTTTCAGAGGCAATCAGGGGGTAAATCGCCCCACAGAGCCCCCCTCTGCTCACACAACTCAG GTGACCAATGACCGCTGGGGCTCATCCTTCCTCTCCTGGTTGTTCTGTCGGAGAAACAAGTCCCCAAGGGTGCGCTACATGCACGTGGCCTTAGAGCTGCAGGATGACGCCGACTGGCCCCCCAGACCCTCCACTGTCACCTATGCCAGCGATCCACAATCCCACATCTCTGCCCCCCTCTGA
- the LOC123972229 gene encoding polyamine-transporting ATPase 13A3-like isoform X2, with protein MKMREGKIVNQGLEDEMEVWGYQPCLWKMILVGVGAVCSGGLLLLLLYWLPEWGVKGTCTHTSLRDARTLLLRTTDEFRQWFRAKVHVMLAPGKKPFDSLDLQSMAQLPNGDGDQCISAAHEDHHEKFSHRQHAQIHYFTHHSTKYYWNDETQNFELYKGLEDVKLSCASIHSDHSAGLSKTLQGYRMLFFGENEIAVRVPSPFKLLIKEVLNPFYIFQLFSVILWSAEDYYYYATAIVFMSVISIATSLYTIKKQYVMLHDMVAAHSVLRVSVCRENKDIEQAMSTELVPGDVIIIPANGMIMPCDAVLIHGTCIVNESMLTGESVPVTKTSLPCSGEEAARSYDMEEHKRHTLFCGTHVIQTRFYTGELVKAVVVRTGFSTEKGQLVRSILYPKPIDFKLYRDAYLFLLCLVGVAGIGFIYTIVLSIMNKVPAKTIITESLDIVTITVPPALPAAMTTGIVYAQRRLKRVGIFCISPQRINMCGQLNLVCFDKTGTLTEDGLDLWGIQRVEDGSFSPPESDAAKERLVNTAFVSCMATCHSLTKIEGELSGDPLDLKMFSATGWVLEEPTEEETALHNPIMPTVVRPPKHNILEGNQNMELSELSSFEIGIVRQFPFSSALQRMSVVVRKLGEKHMDAYLKGAPEVVANLCIQHTVPQSFTDTLETYTRQGYRVIALAHRQLESKLSWHKVQSLSRDLIETNMEFLGLIIMQNKIKEETAGVLHELRQANIRTLMVTGDNMLTAISVARDCGMVRTQERVIIADAVPPKDFHPASITWHYTENPTQTIKDNQMVQVNVGEEVCDLQVTQQEQGYHFAVSGKAFAVITEHFPQLVQKLVLRATVFARMAPDQKTQLVEVLQSIDYTVGMCGDGANDCGALKRAHSGISLSELEASVASPFTSTTSNISCVPNLIREGRAALITSFCVFKFMALYSIIQYLSVTLLYSILSNLGDFQFLFIDIAIILIIAFTMSLNPSWKELVWRRPPSSLISGPLLCSVLTQILTCLVFQVLAFLLVRQQSWYETWTPQSDACNVSSSSLSHSLNLTTPHDHKNIRNYENTTLFYVSSFQYLAVAIVFSKGKPFRQPSYKNWPFMLSCLGLYTFLLLIMLYPVPAIDSFLEIVCVPHDWRVTLVIIVTMNAAVSFMLEVTNDRWGSSFLSWLFCRRNKSPRVRYMHVALELQDDADWPPRPSTVTYASDPQSHISAPL; from the exons ATGAAGATGAGAGAGGGGAAGATTGTGAACCAGGGACTGGAGGATGAGATG GAGGTGTGGGGGTACCAGCCCTGTCTGTGGAAGATGATCCTGGTGGGTGTGGGTGCTGTGTGCTCCGGGggtctcctgctgctgctgctctactGGCTGCCTGAATGGGGCGTCAAgggcacctgcacacacacctcacTGAGGGACGCACGCACACTGCTGCTCAGGACCACG GATGAGTTCAGGCAGTGGTTTCGAGCCAAAGTGCACGTGATGTTGGCCCCAGGGAAGAAACCCTTCGACAGTCTTGATCTGCAGTCCATGGCTCAGCTGCCAAATGGAGACGGAGACCAATGCATCAGTGCTGCGCACGAGGATCATCATGAGAAATTTTCCCACAGGCAACATGCTCAG ATCCACTACTTCACCCACCACAGCACTAAATACTACTGGAATGATGAGACGCAGAACTTTGAATTGTATAA AGGCTTGGAGGATGTGAAGCTGAGCTGTGCAAGCATCCACTCTGACCACAGTGCTGGACTTTCTAAAACACTGCAGggctacag gatGTTGTTTTTCGGGGAGAATGAGATTGCTGTAAGAGTGCCCTCTCCATTCAAGCTCCTCATAAAGGAA GTCTTGAATCCCTTCTACATCTTCCAGCTCTTCAGTGTTATCCTGTGGAGTGCTGAggactattattattatgctacAGCCATAGTTTTCATGTCCGTCATTTCAATAGCTACCTCACTGTATACCATAAAAAAG CAATATGTGATGCTACATGATATGGTGGCAGCACACAGCGTGCTCCGTGTTTCAGTGTGCAGAGAAAATAAAG ATATTGAACAGGCCATGTCAACAGAGCTTGTGCCCGGTGATGTCATCATTATTCCAGCCAACGGGATGATCATGCCCTGCGACGCTGTGCTCATCCATGGGACCTGCATCGTAAACGAGAGCATGCTGACAG GAGAGAGCGTGCCAGTTACCAAGACAAGTCTGCCTTGTTCCGGGGAGGAGGCAGCCAGGAGCTACGACATGGAGGAGCACAAGAGGCACACCTTGTTTTGTGGTACCCATGTCATCCAGACCCGCTTCTACACTGGTGAACTAGTGAAGGCTGTTGTGGTCAGAACAG GCTTCAGTACAGAAAAAGGCCAACTTGTGCGCTCTATCCTCTACCCTAAACCCATAGACTTCAAGCTGTACCGTGATGCTTACCTGTTCTTGTTGTGTCTGGTGGGGGTGGCAGGGATCGGCTTCATCTACACCATAGTCCTCAGTATCATGAACAAG GTTCCAGCTAAAACCATCATAACTGAATCTCTGGACATTGTCACCATTACTGTGCCCCCGGCATTGCCGGCAGCCATGACTACTGGTATCGTGTATGCACAGCGGCGTCTGAAGCGTGTCGGCATCTTTTGCATCAGTCCTCAGAGGATCAACATGTGTGGTCAACTTAACCTGGTTTGCTTTGACAAG ACTGGTACTCTGACAGAGGATGGTTTGGACCTGTGGGGTATTCAGAGAGTTGAAGATGGCAG CTTTTCTCCTCCAGAGTCAGATGCAGCCAAAGAACGTCTGGTGAACACTGCGTTTGTGTCCTGCATGGCTACCTGCCACTCGTTGACCAAGATAGAGGGTGAACTCTCTGGAGACCCCTTAGATCTGAAGATGTTCAGCGCTACAGGCTGG GTCCTTGAAGAGCCCACAGAGGAAGAGACTGCACTCCACAATCCCATAATGCCCACAGTTGTGCGACCTCCAAAGCACAACATCCTTGAAGGCAATCAGAACATG GAACTGTCTGAATTATCA TCCTTTGAGATTGGCATTGTGCGTCAGTTCCCTTTCTCCTCGGCCCTGCAGAGAATGAGTGTAGTGGTCAGGAAGTTGGGGGAAAAACACATGGACGCTTACTTGAAAGGAGCACCGGAAGTTGTGGCCAACCTCTGCATACAGCACACAG TCCCACAGAGTTTCACAGACACTCTGGAGACCTACACCAGGCAGGGCTACAGGGTTATTGCCCTGGCACATCGACAGCTTGAGTCCAAACTCTCCTGGCACAAAGTACAGAGCCTCAGCAG GGACCTGATAGAAACCAACATGGAGTTCCTTGGTTTAATCATCatgcagaataaaataaaagaggagACTGCCGgagttttgcatgaattacgaCAAGCTAACATCCGCACTTTGATGGTCACAG GTGACAACATGTTGACGGCGATATCAGTGGCTCGAGATTGTGGGATGGTCCGTACGCAAGAGAGGGTCATTATAGCTGATGCGGTGCCCCCGAAGGATTTCCACCCTGCTAGTATCACATGGCATTACACTGAAAACCCCACTCAGACCATTAAGGACAATCAG ATGGTGCAGGTAAACGTGGGGGAGGAGGTATGTGACCTGCAAGTTACTCAGCAGGAACAAGGCTATCACTTCGCTGTGAGCGGCAAAGCCTTCGCTGTTATCACTGAGCACTTCCCTCAACTTGTCCAGAAG CTCGTGCTGAGAGCCACTGTGTTTGCCCGCATGGCTCCAGACCAGAAGACTCAGCTGGTGGAAGTTCTGCAGAGCATCGA CTACACTGTTGGAATGTGTGGTGATGGCGCTAATGACTGTGGA GCTTTGAAGAGAGCTCACAGTGGGATCTCTCTGTCTGAGCTGGAGGCTTCTGTTGCTTCACCCTTCACCTCCACTACCTCAAACATCTCCTGTGTCCCCAACCTTATCCG GGAGGGCCGAGCTGCACTCATTACATCATTTTGCGTATTCAAGTTCATGGCTCTCTACAGCATCATCCAGTACCTCAGTGTCACGCTCCTCTACTCG ATTCTCAGCAACTTGGGAGACTTCCAGTTCCTCTTCATTGACATCGCCATCATTCTCATCATTGCCTTTACAA TGAGTCTGAACCCGTCGTGGAAGGAGCTGGTATGGCGTCGGCCGCCGTCAAGTCTGATCTCTGGCCCGCTGCTCTGCTCAGTTCTGACCCAGATCCTCACCTGTCTGGTCTTCCAGGTCCTGGCTTTCCTCTTAGTACGACAGCAGAGCTGGTATGAGACATGGACACCTCAGTCAGA TGCCTGTAATGTTTCCAGCTCCAGTCTCTCTCACAGCCTGAATTTAACAACCCCTCACGACCACAAAAACATCAGGAACTACGAGAACACAACCCTCTTCTACGTCTCCTCCTTCCAGTATTTGGCCGTGGCCATTGTTTTCTCCAAGGGAAAGCCCTTCAGACAGCCTAGCTACAAGAACT GGCCTTTCATGCTGTCCTGCCTTGGCCTGTACACCTTTCTCCTCCTCATCATGCTGTATCCTGTTCCTGCCATCGACAGCTTTCTGGAG ATCGTGTGTGTTCCCCATGACTGGCGCGTCACACTGGTCATCATTGTCACAATGAATGCGGCCGTGTCTTTCATGCTGGAG GTGACCAATGACCGCTGGGGCTCATCCTTCCTCTCCTGGTTGTTCTGTCGGAGAAACAAGTCCCCAAGGGTGCGCTACATGCACGTGGCCTTAGAGCTGCAGGATGACGCCGACTGGCCCCCCAGACCCTCCACTGTCACCTATGCCAGCGATCCACAATCCCACATCTCTGCCCCCCTCTGA
- the LOC123972229 gene encoding polyamine-transporting ATPase 13A3-like isoform X3, which translates to METETNASVLRTRIIMRNFPTGNMLRSTTSPTTALNTTGMMRRRTLNCISLEDVKLSCASIHSDHSAGLSKTLQGYRMLFFGENEIAVRVPSPFKLLIKEVLNPFYIFQLFSVILWSAEDYYYYATAIVFMSVISIATSLYTIKKQYVMLHDMVAAHSVLRVSVCRENKDIEQAMSTELVPGDVIIIPANGMIMPCDAVLIHGTCIVNESMLTGESVPVTKTSLPCSGEEAARSYDMEEHKRHTLFCGTHVIQTRFYTGELVKAVVVRTGFSTEKGQLVRSILYPKPIDFKLYRDAYLFLLCLVGVAGIGFIYTIVLSIMNKVPAKTIITESLDIVTITVPPALPAAMTTGIVYAQRRLKRVGIFCISPQRINMCGQLNLVCFDKTGTLTEDGLDLWGIQRVEDGSFSPPESDAAKERLVNTAFVSCMATCHSLTKIEGELSGDPLDLKMFSATGWVLEEPTEEETALHNPIMPTVVRPPKHNILEGNQNMELSELSSFEIGIVRQFPFSSALQRMSVVVRKLGEKHMDAYLKGAPEVVANLCIQHTVPQSFTDTLETYTRQGYRVIALAHRQLESKLSWHKVQSLSRDLIETNMEFLGLIIMQNKIKEETAGVLHELRQANIRTLMVTGDNMLTAISVARDCGMVRTQERVIIADAVPPKDFHPASITWHYTENPTQTIKDNQMVQVNVGEEVCDLQVTQQEQGYHFAVSGKAFAVITEHFPQLVQKLVLRATVFARMAPDQKTQLVEVLQSIDYTVGMCGDGANDCGALKRAHSGISLSELEASVASPFTSTTSNISCVPNLIREGRAALITSFCVFKFMALYSIIQYLSVTLLYSILSNLGDFQFLFIDIAIILIIAFTMSLNPSWKELVWRRPPSSLISGPLLCSVLTQILTCLVFQVLAFLLVRQQSWYETWTPQSDACNVSSSSLSHSLNLTTPHDHKNIRNYENTTLFYVSSFQYLAVAIVFSKGKPFRQPSYKNWPFMLSCLGLYTFLLLIMLYPVPAIDSFLEIVCVPHDWRVTLVIIVTMNAAVSFMLEILILDVILWRLVFRGNQGVNRPTEPPSAHTTQVTNDRWGSSFLSWLFCRRNKSPRVRYMHVALELQDDADWPPRPSTVTYASDPQSHISAPL; encoded by the exons ATGGAGACGGAGACCAATGCATCAGTGCTGCGCACGAGGATCATCATGAGAAATTTTCCCACAGGCAACATGCTCAG ATCCACTACTTCACCCACCACAGCACTAAATACTACTGGAATGATGAGACGCAGAACTTTGAATTGTATAA GCTTGGAGGATGTGAAGCTGAGCTGTGCAAGCATCCACTCTGACCACAGTGCTGGACTTTCTAAAACACTGCAGggctacag gatGTTGTTTTTCGGGGAGAATGAGATTGCTGTAAGAGTGCCCTCTCCATTCAAGCTCCTCATAAAGGAA GTCTTGAATCCCTTCTACATCTTCCAGCTCTTCAGTGTTATCCTGTGGAGTGCTGAggactattattattatgctacAGCCATAGTTTTCATGTCCGTCATTTCAATAGCTACCTCACTGTATACCATAAAAAAG CAATATGTGATGCTACATGATATGGTGGCAGCACACAGCGTGCTCCGTGTTTCAGTGTGCAGAGAAAATAAAG ATATTGAACAGGCCATGTCAACAGAGCTTGTGCCCGGTGATGTCATCATTATTCCAGCCAACGGGATGATCATGCCCTGCGACGCTGTGCTCATCCATGGGACCTGCATCGTAAACGAGAGCATGCTGACAG GAGAGAGCGTGCCAGTTACCAAGACAAGTCTGCCTTGTTCCGGGGAGGAGGCAGCCAGGAGCTACGACATGGAGGAGCACAAGAGGCACACCTTGTTTTGTGGTACCCATGTCATCCAGACCCGCTTCTACACTGGTGAACTAGTGAAGGCTGTTGTGGTCAGAACAG GCTTCAGTACAGAAAAAGGCCAACTTGTGCGCTCTATCCTCTACCCTAAACCCATAGACTTCAAGCTGTACCGTGATGCTTACCTGTTCTTGTTGTGTCTGGTGGGGGTGGCAGGGATCGGCTTCATCTACACCATAGTCCTCAGTATCATGAACAAG GTTCCAGCTAAAACCATCATAACTGAATCTCTGGACATTGTCACCATTACTGTGCCCCCGGCATTGCCGGCAGCCATGACTACTGGTATCGTGTATGCACAGCGGCGTCTGAAGCGTGTCGGCATCTTTTGCATCAGTCCTCAGAGGATCAACATGTGTGGTCAACTTAACCTGGTTTGCTTTGACAAG ACTGGTACTCTGACAGAGGATGGTTTGGACCTGTGGGGTATTCAGAGAGTTGAAGATGGCAG CTTTTCTCCTCCAGAGTCAGATGCAGCCAAAGAACGTCTGGTGAACACTGCGTTTGTGTCCTGCATGGCTACCTGCCACTCGTTGACCAAGATAGAGGGTGAACTCTCTGGAGACCCCTTAGATCTGAAGATGTTCAGCGCTACAGGCTGG GTCCTTGAAGAGCCCACAGAGGAAGAGACTGCACTCCACAATCCCATAATGCCCACAGTTGTGCGACCTCCAAAGCACAACATCCTTGAAGGCAATCAGAACATG GAACTGTCTGAATTATCA TCCTTTGAGATTGGCATTGTGCGTCAGTTCCCTTTCTCCTCGGCCCTGCAGAGAATGAGTGTAGTGGTCAGGAAGTTGGGGGAAAAACACATGGACGCTTACTTGAAAGGAGCACCGGAAGTTGTGGCCAACCTCTGCATACAGCACACAG TCCCACAGAGTTTCACAGACACTCTGGAGACCTACACCAGGCAGGGCTACAGGGTTATTGCCCTGGCACATCGACAGCTTGAGTCCAAACTCTCCTGGCACAAAGTACAGAGCCTCAGCAG GGACCTGATAGAAACCAACATGGAGTTCCTTGGTTTAATCATCatgcagaataaaataaaagaggagACTGCCGgagttttgcatgaattacgaCAAGCTAACATCCGCACTTTGATGGTCACAG GTGACAACATGTTGACGGCGATATCAGTGGCTCGAGATTGTGGGATGGTCCGTACGCAAGAGAGGGTCATTATAGCTGATGCGGTGCCCCCGAAGGATTTCCACCCTGCTAGTATCACATGGCATTACACTGAAAACCCCACTCAGACCATTAAGGACAATCAG ATGGTGCAGGTAAACGTGGGGGAGGAGGTATGTGACCTGCAAGTTACTCAGCAGGAACAAGGCTATCACTTCGCTGTGAGCGGCAAAGCCTTCGCTGTTATCACTGAGCACTTCCCTCAACTTGTCCAGAAG CTCGTGCTGAGAGCCACTGTGTTTGCCCGCATGGCTCCAGACCAGAAGACTCAGCTGGTGGAAGTTCTGCAGAGCATCGA CTACACTGTTGGAATGTGTGGTGATGGCGCTAATGACTGTGGA GCTTTGAAGAGAGCTCACAGTGGGATCTCTCTGTCTGAGCTGGAGGCTTCTGTTGCTTCACCCTTCACCTCCACTACCTCAAACATCTCCTGTGTCCCCAACCTTATCCG GGAGGGCCGAGCTGCACTCATTACATCATTTTGCGTATTCAAGTTCATGGCTCTCTACAGCATCATCCAGTACCTCAGTGTCACGCTCCTCTACTCG ATTCTCAGCAACTTGGGAGACTTCCAGTTCCTCTTCATTGACATCGCCATCATTCTCATCATTGCCTTTACAA TGAGTCTGAACCCGTCGTGGAAGGAGCTGGTATGGCGTCGGCCGCCGTCAAGTCTGATCTCTGGCCCGCTGCTCTGCTCAGTTCTGACCCAGATCCTCACCTGTCTGGTCTTCCAGGTCCTGGCTTTCCTCTTAGTACGACAGCAGAGCTGGTATGAGACATGGACACCTCAGTCAGA TGCCTGTAATGTTTCCAGCTCCAGTCTCTCTCACAGCCTGAATTTAACAACCCCTCACGACCACAAAAACATCAGGAACTACGAGAACACAACCCTCTTCTACGTCTCCTCCTTCCAGTATTTGGCCGTGGCCATTGTTTTCTCCAAGGGAAAGCCCTTCAGACAGCCTAGCTACAAGAACT GGCCTTTCATGCTGTCCTGCCTTGGCCTGTACACCTTTCTCCTCCTCATCATGCTGTATCCTGTTCCTGCCATCGACAGCTTTCTGGAG ATCGTGTGTGTTCCCCATGACTGGCGCGTCACACTGGTCATCATTGTCACAATGAATGCGGCCGTGTCTTTCATGCTGGAG ATTTTGATCCTTGACGTCATCTTGTGGAGGCTAGTTTTCAGAGGCAATCAGGGGGTAAATCGCCCCACAGAGCCCCCCTCTGCTCACACAACTCAG GTGACCAATGACCGCTGGGGCTCATCCTTCCTCTCCTGGTTGTTCTGTCGGAGAAACAAGTCCCCAAGGGTGCGCTACATGCACGTGGCCTTAGAGCTGCAGGATGACGCCGACTGGCCCCCCAGACCCTCCACTGTCACCTATGCCAGCGATCCACAATCCCACATCTCTGCCCCCCTCTGA